A window from Ramlibacter pinisoli encodes these proteins:
- a CDS encoding MlaE family ABC transporter permease encodes MTSAPLGQRSLDVASLALLRWAIHARQTVLFGASLVVLALSPSNYRSLAMRHALARHAWLDTAPILAGFTLLSALLTVVLTRIVVVTARSYGLSQYALEMVVRVLVLELIPLTAALFVALRCTIPNGAALAELRRSGRFEELRRQGRDPLVHEVLPRMLAGAFSTVTLAALSCVVATVLAYFAVYGATVAGLPAYTRMFGHVFNPSVALIFTAKTIFFSLAVSIIPVSAGARTTAAPGSREGAALQGLVRMFAVLLLLEAASLMGNYY; translated from the coding sequence ATGACTTCGGCACCCCTCGGGCAGCGGTCGCTCGACGTGGCGAGCCTCGCCTTGTTGCGCTGGGCGATCCACGCCAGGCAGACGGTGCTGTTCGGTGCCTCGCTGGTGGTGCTGGCCCTGTCGCCCTCCAATTACCGCAGCCTCGCGATGCGCCATGCGCTGGCGCGCCACGCCTGGTTGGACACCGCGCCCATCCTGGCCGGTTTCACCCTGCTCAGTGCCCTGCTCACCGTGGTGCTGACGCGCATCGTGGTGGTCACCGCGCGCAGCTACGGCCTGTCGCAGTACGCGCTCGAGATGGTGGTGCGGGTGCTGGTGCTGGAGCTGATTCCGCTGACCGCCGCCCTGTTCGTCGCGCTGCGCTGCACCATCCCGAACGGCGCCGCGCTGGCCGAGTTGCGCCGCAGCGGCCGCTTCGAGGAGCTGCGCCGCCAGGGCCGGGACCCGCTGGTGCACGAGGTCCTGCCGCGGATGCTCGCCGGCGCCTTCTCCACCGTCACGCTGGCGGCGCTGAGCTGCGTGGTCGCCACCGTGCTCGCCTACTTCGCGGTCTACGGCGCCACGGTGGCCGGACTGCCGGCCTACACCCGGATGTTCGGCCACGTCTTCAACCCCTCGGTGGCGCTGATCTTCACCGCCAAGACGATCTTCTTCAGCCTGGCCGTCTCCATCATCCCGGTGTCGGCGGGCGCCCGCACCACCGCCGCGCCGGGCTCGCGCGAGGGCGCGGCCCTGCAGGGGCTGGTGCGGATGTTCGCGGTGCTGCTGCTGCTGGAGGCGGCCTCGCTCATGGGCAACTACTACTGA
- the gorA gene encoding glutathione-disulfide reductase, which produces MSHPHAFDLFVIGGGSGGVRAARMAAQRGARVALAEAAALGGTCVNVGCIPKKLYSYAAHYAHDLRDAAGYGWQVGPSHFDWHRLRANRAAEIARLNRIYEKLLADAGVRILRGWASLVDGHTVRLQTTHGSEVFSARHILIATGGTPTVPAVTQAELGVSSDAMFDLEPFPRRLAVVGGGYIACEFASIFRGLGAQVHQLYRGEQILRGFDDEVRAFVAGQLAANGIDLRLHTDVASLQRTAGGIRLQLQDGSRLEADTVLFATGRVPNVSGLGLEAAGVRQGRDGAIEVDVHHRTSVPSIHAVGDVTARVQLTPVALAEAMAVVDRLFGDGRRQMDYDLIPTAVFTQPAIGTVGLGEQQARERYGNIRVFRSDFKALRHTLTDSRERCLVKLVVDAASDRVVGLHMVGPDAGEVVQGFAVAMRAGATKAVFDATIGIHPTVAEEFVTLREAAR; this is translated from the coding sequence ATGTCACACCCGCACGCGTTCGACCTGTTCGTCATCGGCGGCGGCAGCGGCGGCGTGCGCGCCGCGCGCATGGCGGCCCAGCGCGGGGCGCGGGTCGCGCTGGCCGAGGCCGCGGCCCTGGGCGGCACCTGCGTGAACGTCGGCTGCATCCCCAAGAAGCTCTACAGCTATGCGGCCCACTACGCCCACGACCTGCGCGATGCCGCCGGCTACGGCTGGCAGGTCGGGCCATCGCATTTCGACTGGCACCGGCTGCGCGCCAATCGGGCGGCCGAGATCGCCCGCCTGAACCGCATCTACGAGAAGCTGCTGGCCGATGCCGGCGTGCGCATCCTGCGCGGCTGGGCGAGCCTGGTCGACGGCCACACCGTCCGGTTGCAGACCACCCACGGCAGCGAGGTGTTCAGCGCGCGCCACATCCTCATCGCCACCGGCGGCACGCCCACGGTACCCGCGGTCACCCAGGCGGAACTGGGCGTCAGCTCCGACGCCATGTTCGACCTGGAGCCGTTCCCGCGCCGCCTCGCCGTGGTCGGCGGCGGCTACATCGCCTGCGAATTCGCTTCGATCTTCCGCGGCCTGGGCGCCCAGGTGCACCAGCTGTACCGCGGCGAGCAGATCCTGCGCGGCTTCGACGACGAGGTGCGCGCCTTCGTCGCCGGCCAGCTGGCTGCCAACGGGATCGACCTGCGCTTGCACACCGACGTCGCGTCGCTGCAGCGGACCGCCGGCGGCATTCGGCTGCAACTGCAGGACGGCAGCCGGCTCGAGGCGGACACGGTCCTGTTCGCCACCGGCCGCGTGCCCAACGTGAGCGGCTTGGGACTGGAGGCAGCCGGCGTGCGGCAGGGGCGCGACGGCGCGATCGAGGTCGATGTCCACCACCGCACCTCGGTGCCGTCGATCCATGCCGTGGGCGACGTGACGGCACGGGTGCAACTGACGCCGGTGGCGCTGGCCGAGGCCATGGCGGTGGTCGACCGCCTGTTCGGCGACGGCCGGCGGCAGATGGACTACGACCTCATCCCGACGGCGGTGTTCACCCAGCCGGCGATCGGCACCGTGGGCCTGGGCGAGCAGCAGGCCCGCGAACGCTACGGCAACATCCGGGTCTTCCGCAGCGACTTCAAGGCCCTGCGCCACACCCTGACCGACAGCCGCGAGCGCTGCCTGGTCAAGCTGGTGGTCGACGCCGCCAGCGACCGCGTCGTGGGCCTGCACATGGTCGGCCCCGACGCCGGCGAAGTCGTGCAGGGCTTCGCCGTGGCGATGCGCGCCGGTGCCACCAAGGCGGTGTTCGACGCCACCATCGGCATCCACCCGACCGTTGCCGAAGAGTTCGTCACGCTGCGCGAGGCGGCCCGCTAG